A genome region from Nitrospira sp. includes the following:
- a CDS encoding VOC family protein yields the protein MMATRTKKRAVKKPQAAASVVWFEVPADDLDRAKKFYGALFGWSFAKIPAAIDDYWHIDTGGKDATPDGGLMPRLYPEQSITNYVGVPSVTMAMKKVEKLGGTICKLKTAVPGMGYFAICQETEGNTFALWEMNERAK from the coding sequence ATGATGGCGACCAGGACCAAGAAACGGGCGGTGAAGAAACCACAGGCGGCGGCCAGTGTTGTCTGGTTTGAGGTGCCCGCCGACGATCTCGACCGGGCGAAGAAATTTTATGGCGCATTGTTTGGCTGGAGCTTCGCCAAAATTCCTGCCGCCATCGACGACTACTGGCACATTGATACTGGGGGGAAGGATGCGACGCCCGACGGCGGCCTGATGCCACGTCTGTATCCGGAACAGTCCATCACCAACTATGTGGGTGTGCCGTCGGTGACGATGGCAATGAAGAAGGTCGAGAAGCTGGGAGGCACGATTTGCAAGCTCAAGACGGCAGTGCCCGGCATGGGCTATTTCGCGATCTGTCAGGAGACGGAGGGCAATACGTTTGCCCTATGGGAAATGAACGAACGCGCCAAGTGA
- a CDS encoding VOC family protein, giving the protein MQKIAPCLWFDDQAEEAAKFYVATFKKAKLGPITYYGQAGAEVSGRPKGSVMTVAFEIDGQEFLALNGGPIFTFSEAVSLMVKCETQDEIDYLWEALSQGGEKGQCGWLKDKFGLSWQIVVPAWDEMSRDQDAARAERVMVAILSMTKPDLQLVQRAYEGQ; this is encoded by the coding sequence ATGCAAAAGATAGCGCCATGTTTGTGGTTTGACGATCAGGCCGAAGAGGCAGCGAAGTTTTATGTGGCGACCTTCAAGAAGGCGAAGCTCGGTCCTATCACCTACTATGGCCAAGCCGGCGCGGAGGTCTCGGGACGGCCGAAGGGGTCGGTCATGACGGTGGCGTTTGAGATCGATGGGCAGGAGTTTCTCGCGCTGAACGGCGGCCCGATCTTCACGTTTTCTGAAGCGGTGTCGTTGATGGTGAAATGCGAGACGCAGGACGAGATTGATTACCTGTGGGAGGCCCTCTCTCAAGGTGGAGAAAAGGGACAATGCGGGTGGCTCAAAGATAAGTTTGGGCTCTCATGGCAGATCGTGGTGCCGGCGTGGGATGAGATGTCGCGCGACCAGGATGCTGCGAGGGCGGAGCGGGTCATGGTGGCCATTCTCAGTATGACCAAGCCGGACTTACAGCTTGTTCAACGGGCCTATGAGGGGCAGTGA
- a CDS encoding DUF2235 domain-containing protein produces the protein MSKQLILCFDGMWEQPPDTEGWVPSSGISAQQPPPGMRQESTATTNVLRLYHSILPRTCDGRAQQKWYDSGTQFPWFHRFRDGAFGYGVDQSILHGYAYLAASYEPGDDLFIYGFSRGAYTARSLAGLLNTTGLVSAELLNADLVGRVREAASQLASSAEPSTSLTQCLTELILDPSNQALDEAYRLYRNGPSNGHRRIPPSTRRRGTLEVSITLLGLWDTVGPLGIPTNALKWLNDHRYNFHDTELSAIVRRAYHALAIDEHRADHNATLWTSPAGPDQSIEQRWFAGAHGDLGGTYPDRNLADFGLAWLQLHSIEKGLAIGAQAIPVKPNALSPIHDSFTECLGSFRKWFHSRFYRPVMQTGTNTEVLDASVHARLIHDPQYRPKNEGLKSVLHFE, from the coding sequence GTGTCCAAACAATTGATTCTGTGCTTCGACGGCATGTGGGAGCAACCTCCGGACACTGAGGGATGGGTACCGTCCTCAGGCATTTCCGCCCAACAACCCCCTCCCGGCATGCGCCAAGAGTCAACAGCGACCACGAATGTGCTGCGGCTCTACCATTCCATCCTGCCGAGGACGTGCGACGGACGGGCGCAACAAAAATGGTATGACTCCGGAACCCAATTCCCCTGGTTTCATCGGTTCCGCGATGGCGCATTTGGTTACGGGGTGGACCAATCGATTCTCCATGGTTACGCGTATCTCGCAGCCTCTTATGAACCAGGAGACGATCTCTTTATCTATGGGTTCAGTCGCGGCGCGTATACCGCCCGTTCCCTGGCGGGCCTTCTCAACACCACAGGCCTCGTCTCTGCAGAGTTACTGAACGCAGACCTTGTCGGCCGTGTACGCGAGGCAGCCTCCCAGCTTGCGAGCTCAGCTGAACCGTCTACATCTCTTACCCAATGCCTCACCGAGCTCATCCTCGATCCCTCCAATCAAGCGCTCGACGAAGCCTATCGCCTCTATCGAAATGGGCCCAGCAATGGCCACCGCAGGATACCGCCGTCCACACGACGGCGAGGAACACTAGAGGTTTCCATCACGTTGCTGGGTCTCTGGGACACGGTCGGCCCGCTTGGCATTCCGACGAACGCCCTCAAGTGGTTGAACGATCACCGTTACAACTTTCACGATACGGAGTTGAGCGCAATCGTGAGACGGGCTTACCACGCCCTCGCCATTGATGAGCATCGTGCGGACCACAACGCGACCCTATGGACCTCTCCAGCCGGCCCCGACCAATCTATTGAACAACGATGGTTCGCCGGCGCACACGGCGACTTAGGCGGAACCTATCCGGACCGGAATCTGGCCGACTTCGGCTTAGCCTGGCTACAACTGCACTCGATCGAGAAGGGATTAGCCATTGGGGCGCAGGCGATCCCCGTGAAGCCCAACGCCCTGAGCCCCATCCACGATTCCTTCACCGAGTGTCTTGGCAGCTTTCGGAAATGGTTTCATTCACGATTCTATCGGCCAGTCATGCAAACAGGGACGAATACTGAAGTGCTGGATGCCTCCGTCCACGCACGCCTGATCCACGACCCCCAGTATCGACCCAAAAACGAAGGGTTGAAGAGTGTCTTACATTTCGAATGA
- a CDS encoding multidrug efflux RND transporter permease subunit: MISHFFIDRPIFASVLSIVIMVIGLVALQALPIAQFPEITPPVVQIEADYPGANAETVADSVARPIEVQLPGIDNLLYYDSTSTNDGHMSIKLTFEIGTNVDIAQVQTQNRVKLAEPQLPPEVVRQGVNINKVSPDLLAVVALSSTDPTHDTVYLSNYAILRVLDNVKRLRGVGNAVVFGSQNYSMRLILDPVRMAQLSLTPTDIVNVVREQNRDFPAGTIGREPALKGTELTIPVITQGRLTEVKEFEELIVRAMPNGSMVHLKDVARVELGAQSYTLEGRWNGKPNVFLLTFLSPGANALETVKELRAELAEVSKSFPSGVSYDIPYDTTRFIDVSIKEVVKTLAEAMVLVILVVYLFLQSWRATLIPGVAVPVSLVGTFAGMQALGFSVNTLTLFGMVLAIGIVVDDAIVVVENCERHMTEGGLSAKNAAKRAMEEVTGPVIAIVLVLCAVFVPVGFLGGITGELYKQFAITISIAVIISGFVALTLSPALCALVLKPGEERHHGLFGLFNRFFAWLQLRYVSTVGLALTRRFLSVAVFAVLLTGVFMLFRIIPTSFLPEEDQGYFITIVQLPDGASKQRTDAVLSKIESYFLASPVIHSTDSLSGQNFVFNTRGPNSATMFVPLTHWDERKAPQHHVKALIGAAFGEFAKIPEALILAFNAPSIRGLGATGGFTLQLQDPSSGDFNKFSAAAQEFVGKARQNPAVGAIGTSFRVSAPRILATVNRERAKALGVPISEVFDTMQAYFGNFYINDFIKFGRVFRVQTEADAQYRSTPEDISKIYVRAIGPQGATMIPLDTVVKTEFSSGPDPVTHFNGYNTALVLGAAAPGYSSGQVLDALEQVANEVLVPQGYGIDWSGISYQERMVGSQSLYAFAFGLLMVFLVLAAQYESWVVPFAVILAVPIGLFGALSAVWLKGMTNDIYFQIGLVTLIGLSAKNAILIVEFANKRYEEGHPLLESTMEAAKLRFRPIVMTSMAFILGVVPLVIATGAGAASRNSIGTGVFGGMLAATFLAIFFVPLFFVLIRSLSRRVKKQTPPGQDPPGDPEKERDYQHA; this comes from the coding sequence GTGATCTCCCATTTTTTTATCGACCGCCCGATCTTTGCGTCGGTCCTCTCCATCGTCATCATGGTGATCGGCCTGGTCGCGCTGCAGGCGCTGCCGATCGCTCAATTTCCTGAAATCACTCCCCCCGTCGTCCAGATTGAGGCCGACTATCCGGGTGCCAATGCGGAGACCGTCGCCGACTCTGTGGCGCGCCCCATCGAGGTGCAGCTCCCTGGCATCGATAACCTGCTCTACTACGATTCCACCAGCACGAACGACGGGCACATGTCGATCAAGTTGACGTTCGAGATCGGCACGAATGTCGACATCGCCCAAGTGCAAACTCAGAATCGGGTGAAACTCGCGGAACCTCAGCTGCCGCCTGAGGTCGTGCGCCAGGGTGTTAACATCAATAAAGTCTCTCCCGATCTGCTGGCCGTGGTGGCGCTGAGCTCCACCGATCCGACGCATGACACGGTGTATTTGTCGAACTATGCGATTCTGCGGGTCCTCGATAACGTGAAGCGATTGCGCGGTGTGGGCAATGCGGTGGTGTTCGGCTCCCAAAACTATTCAATGCGGCTCATCCTGGACCCCGTCCGAATGGCTCAGCTCAGCTTGACGCCGACGGACATTGTCAACGTCGTGCGTGAGCAGAACCGTGATTTTCCTGCCGGGACGATCGGCCGTGAGCCGGCCTTGAAGGGCACCGAGCTCACGATTCCCGTCATTACGCAAGGCCGATTGACGGAGGTGAAGGAGTTCGAGGAGTTGATCGTCCGTGCCATGCCGAATGGATCGATGGTTCACTTGAAGGATGTGGCTCGCGTTGAACTGGGGGCACAGTCCTATACGTTGGAAGGGCGTTGGAACGGCAAACCGAATGTGTTTTTGTTGACCTTTCTTTCTCCTGGCGCTAATGCGCTCGAAACGGTGAAAGAGCTTCGAGCTGAACTCGCCGAGGTGTCCAAGAGTTTTCCGAGCGGCGTGTCCTACGATATTCCTTATGACACGACACGCTTCATCGATGTCTCCATTAAAGAAGTGGTGAAGACGCTGGCGGAAGCGATGGTGCTCGTGATTCTGGTGGTCTATCTTTTCCTCCAGAGTTGGCGCGCGACCTTGATTCCCGGCGTGGCGGTGCCGGTTTCTCTCGTCGGCACCTTTGCCGGGATGCAGGCCTTGGGTTTTTCCGTCAATACCTTAACTCTGTTCGGTATGGTATTGGCAATCGGCATCGTGGTGGATGACGCGATTGTTGTGGTGGAAAATTGCGAACGGCACATGACTGAAGGAGGGCTTTCTGCCAAGAATGCCGCCAAACGGGCGATGGAAGAGGTGACGGGGCCGGTCATTGCCATTGTGTTGGTGCTGTGTGCGGTATTTGTGCCGGTCGGATTCTTGGGTGGCATTACCGGCGAGTTGTATAAGCAGTTCGCCATTACCATTTCGATTGCGGTCATTATTTCCGGGTTTGTTGCGTTGACCCTCAGTCCAGCGCTCTGTGCCCTCGTTCTGAAGCCCGGTGAGGAGCGGCATCATGGATTGTTTGGCCTTTTTAATCGATTCTTTGCGTGGCTGCAGTTGCGGTATGTCTCGACAGTCGGCCTGGCGCTGACCCGACGATTTTTGTCGGTAGCGGTGTTTGCGGTTCTGCTGACCGGCGTATTCATGTTGTTCCGGATCATTCCGACCAGTTTCTTGCCTGAAGAAGATCAGGGGTACTTCATCACCATCGTGCAATTGCCCGATGGCGCCTCCAAGCAGCGGACGGATGCGGTACTGAGCAAGATCGAGAGTTATTTCCTGGCAAGTCCGGTCATCCATTCGACCGATTCCTTGTCGGGTCAGAACTTCGTCTTCAATACGCGAGGGCCCAATTCCGCCACGATGTTCGTGCCGTTGACACACTGGGACGAGCGCAAGGCTCCCCAGCACCATGTGAAGGCCCTGATCGGCGCCGCCTTTGGAGAGTTTGCTAAGATCCCGGAAGCGCTCATTCTGGCGTTCAATGCGCCTTCTATTCGCGGGCTCGGTGCGACGGGTGGGTTTACGCTGCAGCTTCAGGATCCGAGCAGCGGGGATTTCAACAAATTCTCCGCTGCCGCCCAGGAATTCGTCGGCAAGGCAAGGCAGAATCCGGCGGTCGGGGCGATCGGCACGAGTTTTCGCGTCAGTGCGCCGCGCATTCTTGCGACGGTCAATCGCGAGCGGGCCAAGGCGTTGGGCGTGCCGATCTCGGAAGTGTTCGATACCATGCAGGCCTATTTCGGCAATTTCTACATCAACGACTTCATTAAGTTCGGTCGCGTTTTCCGAGTACAGACCGAGGCCGATGCGCAGTATCGATCCACACCTGAGGATATCTCGAAGATTTATGTCCGGGCGATTGGGCCTCAGGGCGCCACCATGATTCCCTTAGACACGGTGGTGAAGACGGAGTTCTCGAGTGGTCCTGATCCGGTAACGCATTTTAATGGCTATAATACGGCGTTGGTGTTGGGGGCTGCGGCACCTGGATACAGCTCGGGTCAGGTGCTGGACGCGCTCGAACAAGTAGCGAACGAGGTGCTGGTCCCGCAGGGATACGGGATCGATTGGAGCGGCATTTCCTATCAAGAGCGTATGGTCGGCAGTCAGTCGCTCTATGCGTTCGCTTTCGGGTTGCTTATGGTGTTCCTGGTGCTGGCTGCGCAGTATGAGAGCTGGGTGGTGCCGTTTGCGGTGATTCTGGCGGTGCCGATCGGTTTATTCGGCGCGCTCAGCGCGGTCTGGCTGAAGGGTATGACCAATGATATTTATTTTCAGATCGGCCTGGTGACGCTGATCGGACTTTCGGCGAAAAACGCGATTCTGATCGTGGAATTCGCGAACAAACGATACGAGGAAGGCCATCCGTTACTGGAGTCGACGATGGAGGCGGCGAAGCTCCGGTTTCGGCCGATCGTCATGACGTCGATGGCCTTCATTCTCGGGGTGGTACCGTTGGTTATTGCCACCGGCGCCGGCGCCGCCAGCCGAAATTCCATCGGTACCGGGGTATTCGGAGGGATGTTGGCGGCGACCTTTCTGGCCATCTTTTTCGTGCCGCTATTTTTTGTGTTGATCCGCTCGTTGAGTCGCCGCGTGAAAAAGCAGACTCCTCCGGGACAGGATCCGCCGGGTGATCCCGAAAAGGAGCGAGACTATCAACATGCGTAG
- a CDS encoding MoaD/ThiS family protein, translated as MVRIILPQHLRTLARVTGEVALDVTSPVTQRAVLDALEARYPMLRGTIRDHVTHKRRPFIRFFACEQDLSHESADSPLPELVVTGAEPLLVVGAMAGG; from the coding sequence ATGGTACGAATCATATTGCCACAGCATTTGCGGACCTTGGCGCGTGTGACAGGGGAAGTGGCGCTGGATGTGACCTCTCCAGTGACGCAACGGGCCGTGCTCGATGCGCTTGAGGCTCGGTATCCCATGTTACGTGGAACTATTCGTGACCACGTGACGCACAAGCGGCGGCCGTTCATTCGTTTCTTTGCCTGCGAGCAGGATTTGTCGCACGAGTCGGCTGACAGTCCGCTCCCTGAGCTTGTCGTGACGGGCGCTGAGCCGTTGCTCGTTGTTGGGGCAATGGCGGGGGGATAA
- a CDS encoding YciI family protein — MKFILLVHHDETAFEQMSDETKKGLLTESIGLCHQLDAKGEYVHASPVHPAATAAIVRVREGTPIVTDGPFIETREQMAGYFLIEGKDRDAAVAIAGRVPGARIGTVEVRQVREITGLP, encoded by the coding sequence ATGAAATTCATCTTGTTGGTGCATCACGACGAAACGGCATTCGAGCAGATGAGCGACGAGACAAAGAAGGGCCTGCTGACGGAATCGATCGGGCTCTGCCATCAATTGGATGCGAAGGGGGAGTATGTGCACGCCTCGCCGGTTCACCCGGCTGCCACGGCGGCGATCGTTCGGGTTCGAGAAGGTACGCCCATTGTCACCGACGGCCCCTTCATCGAAACGCGGGAGCAGATGGCGGGCTATTTTCTGATCGAGGGGAAGGATCGTGATGCAGCCGTGGCGATTGCCGGTCGGGTGCCCGGCGCGCGCATCGGGACGGTTGAGGTGCGGCAAGTGAGGGAGATCACTGGATTGCCGTGA
- a CDS encoding YciI family protein — MKYLCLVYVEEKTLNALPRDQRVALSDESMAYCDELQQNGQLLGASPLHPVEAATTVRVRAGKVSTTDGPFAETKEQLGGYLLIDVRDLNDAVRIASKFPAAQYGSIEVRPIKEGGCA; from the coding sequence ATGAAATATCTCTGCCTGGTGTATGTCGAAGAAAAGACGTTGAATGCCCTGCCCCGGGATCAGCGAGTCGCGTTGTCGGACGAATCGATGGCCTACTGTGATGAGCTGCAACAAAACGGACAGCTTCTTGGAGCCTCTCCCCTTCACCCGGTCGAAGCGGCAACGACGGTGCGGGTACGCGCCGGGAAGGTCTCCACGACCGATGGGCCCTTTGCTGAAACGAAGGAGCAGCTGGGCGGGTACCTGTTGATCGATGTCAGAGATCTCAACGACGCCGTCCGGATCGCCTCGAAGTTTCCCGCCGCTCAGTACGGCAGTATCGAGGTGCGGCCGATCAAAGAGGGCGGCTGTGCGTGA
- a CDS encoding exo-alpha-sialidase has translation MSRVRVLVGTKKGAFILTSDGTRKRWDVQGPYFGGWEMYHLKASPVDPNRLYASQTSSWFGQVIQRSDDGGKTWNPPGTKPEDLMGTDGMPNGASNMFVYDASTETGRPLTTHQHYDGTQRPWEFKRIWHLEPSLTDPDTVFAGAEDAAIFKSSDGGKTWSELPGLRSAKGHLWQPGAGGMCLHTILLDQSRPNRMYIAISAAGAFRTDDGGKTWKPINRGLTSPYELPDADVEVGHCVHRITMHPSRPNVLFMQKHWDVLRSDDAGDSWHEVSGNLPSDFGFPIAVHAHEPNTVYVVPIKSDSEHYPPEGKLRVYRSKTGGNEWEALTKGLPQQDCYVNILRDAMAVDSLEPCGLYFGTTGGQVYASRDGGDSWTAIVRDLPGVLSVEVQAL, from the coding sequence ATGAGCCGGGTACGGGTACTTGTCGGGACGAAGAAAGGCGCGTTCATCCTCACCTCGGATGGTACACGGAAACGGTGGGACGTGCAGGGGCCTTACTTCGGTGGTTGGGAGATGTACCATCTGAAAGCGTCGCCTGTCGATCCGAATCGGTTGTATGCCTCGCAGACCAGCAGCTGGTTCGGCCAGGTGATTCAGCGGTCGGATGACGGCGGCAAGACCTGGAACCCGCCGGGAACCAAACCGGAAGATTTGATGGGGACGGACGGGATGCCCAATGGCGCCAGCAACATGTTCGTCTACGATGCGTCGACGGAAACCGGCCGGCCGCTGACCACCCACCAGCATTATGACGGCACGCAGCGGCCATGGGAGTTCAAACGCATCTGGCACTTGGAACCCTCGCTGACCGATCCGGATACGGTCTTTGCCGGTGCGGAGGATGCCGCAATCTTCAAATCATCGGATGGGGGCAAAACCTGGAGTGAACTGCCGGGCCTCCGCAGCGCGAAGGGCCATCTTTGGCAGCCTGGCGCCGGAGGGATGTGCCTGCATACCATTCTGTTGGACCAGAGCCGGCCCAATCGTATGTACATTGCCATCTCTGCGGCGGGGGCCTTCCGCACCGACGATGGCGGCAAGACCTGGAAACCGATCAATCGCGGTCTCACATCACCATATGAGTTGCCGGACGCGGATGTCGAAGTCGGCCACTGTGTGCATCGCATTACCATGCATCCGTCACGTCCGAACGTGCTGTTCATGCAGAAGCATTGGGATGTCCTGCGTAGCGACGATGCCGGCGACTCGTGGCATGAAGTCAGCGGCAACCTGCCGAGCGATTTTGGGTTTCCAATTGCGGTGCATGCCCATGAACCGAATACGGTCTATGTGGTGCCGATCAAGAGCGATTCGGAACATTATCCGCCGGAGGGGAAACTCCGGGTGTATCGCAGCAAGACCGGCGGCAATGAATGGGAGGCCCTCACGAAGGGGCTGCCGCAACAGGATTGTTATGTGAACATTCTGCGGGACGCGATGGCAGTGGATTCACTGGAGCCCTGTGGGCTCTATTTCGGGACGACCGGTGGGCAGGTCTATGCCTCCCGCGACGGCGGTGACAGTTGGACGGCGATTGTGCGGGATTTGCCGGGGGTGTTGTCTGTAGAGGTTCAGGCCCTGTAG
- a CDS encoding efflux transporter outer membrane subunit — MRRLALVLSATLLASCAVGPDFTKPDATTPDAFRMAEPGSDAASIANTPWWELLKDQELQKLIRTALDENKDLKRAAAAVEEFQSRLFIAKTDFAPQMTVTANGPVLGRKTNFLFPGFPNPFNYYLQGNLSWELDIWGRIRRSNEAARGDLLSREENRRAIVLQLVSGVAEAYFELLQFDMQLDIARRTLKSWEESVRIAQARLRQGMISKLDADQFEAQRANAAAKAAEFERQKVQKENQLSVLLGRNPGRIVRGHSLTEQVMPPDVPPGLPSELLQRRPDILQAEQDLAAATARIGMAKADRFPKVSITGILGVASPHLSRLVANETAFGVAGFGLTGPLLNAQILGFQQEAAEAQARQAVAQYEQSVLVAFREVEDSLVAVRTVREQRVAQLQQVDALRSALSLANLRYKGGLANYLDVLIAQRDLFEAELALMGTHRLHLVSIVQLYKALGGGWIPGEESPVQPLPASSGSEQRS; from the coding sequence ATGCGTAGACTAGCCCTGGTTCTTTCCGCAACTCTTCTGGCGTCCTGTGCTGTCGGCCCTGACTTCACCAAGCCGGATGCGACCACCCCGGATGCCTTCCGTATGGCCGAGCCCGGTAGCGACGCGGCATCAATCGCGAATACTCCCTGGTGGGAGCTGCTCAAGGATCAGGAGCTGCAAAAGCTGATTCGTACGGCCTTGGATGAAAACAAGGACCTGAAGCGCGCGGCGGCGGCGGTGGAGGAGTTCCAATCTCGGTTGTTTATCGCCAAAACTGATTTCGCTCCGCAGATGACCGTGACGGCGAATGGGCCGGTGCTCGGTCGAAAAACCAATTTCTTGTTTCCCGGGTTCCCCAACCCGTTCAACTATTACCTGCAAGGCAACTTATCCTGGGAGCTCGACATCTGGGGGCGCATTCGTCGATCCAATGAGGCTGCGCGTGGGGATCTTTTGTCGCGAGAGGAAAATCGGCGTGCCATTGTTTTGCAGTTGGTGAGTGGCGTCGCGGAGGCCTACTTTGAGTTGTTGCAGTTCGATATGCAACTCGACATTGCGCGGCGAACACTCAAGTCTTGGGAGGAGTCCGTCAGGATCGCTCAGGCGCGTTTGCGGCAGGGAATGATTTCCAAGCTCGATGCCGATCAATTCGAGGCTCAGCGGGCTAATGCTGCTGCTAAGGCGGCGGAGTTCGAACGTCAGAAAGTACAGAAGGAAAATCAACTCAGTGTGCTGCTGGGCCGGAATCCGGGCCGGATTGTTCGTGGGCATTCCTTGACGGAGCAGGTGATGCCGCCCGACGTGCCTCCTGGTCTCCCCTCTGAATTATTGCAACGGCGTCCGGATATTCTGCAGGCGGAACAGGATCTAGCCGCCGCTACGGCTCGCATCGGGATGGCTAAAGCTGATCGTTTTCCGAAAGTGAGTATCACCGGCATCCTAGGTGTGGCGAGTCCGCATTTGTCACGGCTTGTGGCCAACGAAACGGCATTCGGCGTGGCAGGGTTTGGCTTGACCGGACCGTTGCTGAACGCACAGATTCTTGGTTTCCAGCAGGAGGCTGCTGAGGCGCAGGCCCGCCAGGCCGTGGCTCAGTATGAGCAGTCTGTGCTGGTCGCGTTTAGAGAGGTGGAAGATTCGCTCGTGGCAGTCAGGACGGTTCGGGAACAGCGTGTGGCACAGTTGCAGCAGGTAGACGCATTGCGGTCAGCACTGAGTCTCGCCAACCTTCGCTACAAGGGTGGGCTGGCAAATTACCTGGATGTGTTGATTGCGCAGCGCGATCTGTTTGAGGCCGAGCTGGCACTCATGGGTACGCATCGGCTGCATCTGGTGTCGATTGTGCAATTGTACAAAGCGTTGGGTGGTGGATGGATACCGGGAGAGGAGTCGCCGGTGCAACCTTTACCTGCGTCTTCTGGGTCCGAACAACGTTCGTGA
- a CDS encoding efflux RND transporter periplasmic adaptor subunit, protein MARRSRLSTVAPMLYGCLALALLSSCKQEVGSSQAPPMPEVGIVVATAQDVPDEPEFIGQSESSRPVEIRSQVTGILKEWFFKEGRDVKKGDRLYQIDPVPFHAAMLSAKAKVAQAEARLVQAKQNLARVKPLLAEQAVSTKDVDDAVAEEMAAKANLEGAKAELVKAKFDLDNTLIVAPISGMIERTRVYEGRLVSAQTDLLTIIQQVDPMYVIVSAPESFLLKRQRDSTAKRIQHPGVYQLRGVLTFADGTTYGQEGVLDLLDVGLKTDTGSRQARVVFPNHDRVLLPGQFVRVRFKGTVKTGAILVPQRAVQQGARGSIVFVVGNDDKVEMREIQAASWQGNQWIVEQGLHVGDRIIVEGLHKIAPGAPVKPVPLPAPTATTVPTAAKPQPENAS, encoded by the coding sequence ATGGCCAGGCGATCACGACTTTCAACTGTAGCCCCGATGCTCTACGGGTGCCTTGCATTGGCGCTGCTCTCGAGTTGTAAGCAGGAGGTCGGGTCCTCCCAAGCTCCTCCAATGCCTGAGGTCGGTATTGTCGTGGCGACAGCGCAGGATGTGCCCGATGAGCCGGAGTTCATCGGACAGTCGGAGTCTTCGCGGCCGGTGGAAATCAGATCGCAGGTGACTGGGATTCTTAAGGAGTGGTTCTTCAAGGAAGGCCGCGACGTTAAAAAAGGCGACCGCCTGTATCAAATCGATCCGGTGCCCTTCCATGCCGCGATGTTGAGCGCCAAGGCGAAAGTCGCTCAGGCGGAAGCGCGACTGGTGCAGGCCAAGCAGAATTTAGCCAGGGTGAAGCCCTTGCTGGCCGAGCAGGCTGTGAGTACGAAAGATGTCGATGATGCGGTGGCCGAAGAAATGGCCGCGAAGGCAAACCTCGAAGGCGCCAAGGCGGAACTGGTCAAAGCCAAATTCGATCTCGACAACACGCTGATTGTGGCCCCTATCAGCGGCATGATCGAGCGGACGCGCGTGTATGAAGGGCGGCTGGTGTCGGCCCAAACCGATCTCCTGACGATCATTCAGCAGGTCGATCCCATGTATGTGATTGTCAGCGCGCCGGAAAGTTTTCTGCTGAAGCGACAGCGTGACAGTACGGCCAAACGAATTCAGCACCCTGGCGTCTATCAATTGCGCGGTGTGCTGACCTTTGCGGACGGAACCACATACGGGCAGGAGGGGGTGTTGGACCTCCTGGATGTCGGACTCAAAACTGATACGGGCTCTCGGCAAGCGCGGGTGGTGTTTCCCAATCACGATCGTGTGTTGCTGCCGGGGCAGTTCGTACGGGTGCGCTTCAAGGGCACGGTGAAGACGGGCGCGATTCTGGTGCCGCAACGTGCTGTGCAGCAAGGCGCCAGGGGGTCTATCGTGTTTGTCGTCGGGAACGACGATAAGGTCGAGATGCGGGAGATTCAAGCCGCGAGCTGGCAAGGCAATCAATGGATCGTTGAGCAAGGGTTACATGTGGGGGACCGCATTATCGTGGAAGGTCTGCATAAGATCGCGCCCGGCGCGCCGGTGAAGCCCGTGCCGCTTCCTGCTCCTACCGCGACGACCGTTCCGACTGCCGCCAAGCCGCAGCCGGAGAACGCCTCGTGA
- a CDS encoding DUF1579 domain-containing protein, giving the protein MMRYITVTLIALAVVMSTSFVFAKEKKHDKQMDPQAMMELWQKLAQPGEPHQAFAGLAGSWTTTTKEWMEPGKPPTEAGGTAELKMLLDGRFLYQEFNSQMMGQPFSGIGIDAYDNVRKKYVTAWMDTMGTGIFIMEGTASADGKTITLKGSHPEPGGGQMRHRAVWKLVDHNTQTFEMYGNHGHGKEAKMMEITYTRKP; this is encoded by the coding sequence ATGATGCGATACATTACGGTGACACTGATTGCGCTTGCGGTGGTCATGAGCACGTCGTTTGTTTTCGCTAAAGAGAAAAAACATGACAAACAGATGGACCCGCAGGCGATGATGGAGCTCTGGCAGAAGTTGGCTCAGCCCGGCGAGCCGCATCAGGCGTTTGCTGGTTTGGCCGGCAGTTGGACGACGACGACCAAGGAGTGGATGGAGCCGGGCAAACCTCCCACGGAAGCCGGCGGGACCGCTGAACTGAAGATGCTGTTGGACGGACGCTTTCTCTATCAGGAGTTCAACAGCCAGATGATGGGGCAGCCGTTTTCGGGAATCGGGATCGATGCCTACGACAACGTGCGCAAAAAATATGTGACCGCCTGGATGGACACCATGGGAACGGGAATCTTTATCATGGAAGGAACGGCAAGTGCCGACGGAAAGACCATCACGCTGAAAGGGTCGCATCCCGAACCGGGCGGCGGGCAGATGCGCCATCGCGCAGTCTGGAAGTTGGTGGACCACAATACGCAGACGTTCGAGATGTATGGGAACCACGGGCACGGCAAGGAAGCGAAGATGATGGAGATCACCTATACGAGGAAGCCGTAA